The following are encoded in a window of Variovorax paradoxus genomic DNA:
- a CDS encoding MarR family winged helix-turn-helix transcriptional regulator, with translation MTEDAATPPRRPLDDLLLYRLSRLLAVAGSMVIRLCEGRFGITRREWRLIAVLASRGELGSSQLAEHAQLDRARTSKAVGSLVAKRLVTRTALAGDRRQVRLGLTATGQALYDELFPLVTRINAELMGTLDADDAARFDDALLRLQAHAETMVAQAVLPKADRGRHAAAAAAAAAGNGKTNSTTRTGKAKAVSPPSSRSP, from the coding sequence ATGACCGAAGACGCCGCCACCCCGCCGCGCCGCCCGCTGGACGACCTGCTGCTGTACCGGCTGTCGCGCCTGCTCGCGGTGGCGGGCAGCATGGTGATCCGGCTGTGCGAGGGCCGCTTCGGCATCACGCGGCGCGAGTGGCGGCTGATCGCGGTGCTGGCCAGCCGGGGCGAGCTGGGTTCGTCGCAGCTGGCCGAGCATGCCCAGCTCGACCGGGCGCGCACCTCGAAGGCGGTGGGCTCGCTGGTGGCCAAGCGGCTGGTGACGCGCACGGCGCTGGCGGGCGACCGGCGGCAGGTGCGGCTGGGCCTCACGGCGACGGGGCAGGCGCTGTACGACGAGCTGTTTCCGCTGGTGACGCGCATCAACGCCGAGCTGATGGGCACGCTCGACGCAGACGATGCCGCGCGCTTCGACGACGCGCTGCTCCGGCTGCAGGCGCACGCCGAAACCATGGTCGCGCAGGCCGTGCTGCCCAAGGCCGACCGGGGGCGCCACGCGGCGGCTGCGGCGGCAGCAGCAGCAGGCAACGGCAAGACGAACAGCACGACGCGCACCGGCAAGGCCAAGGCCGTCAGTCCACCTTCATCCCGGTCGCCTTGA
- a CDS encoding TetR/AcrR family transcriptional regulator: MRKVDPERQQAKRRQIMEAAADCFARSGFHATTTAQICAAAGMSPGNLFHYFASKNAIIEAIAEEERRDTAAYFAAIDDDPSDPLEVVLSFLDVVMVFASDRSYSRLALEVAAETLRNPVVRASVAAGDADMRDGLAALLRKAAARGQIDPELDPVQSANWIAALIDGVFSRLALDTGFDPAREAPMLRRVVGRFLAKPGRRA; encoded by the coding sequence GTGCGCAAAGTTGACCCCGAACGCCAGCAGGCCAAGCGCCGCCAGATCATGGAGGCCGCCGCCGACTGCTTTGCCCGCAGCGGCTTCCACGCCACCACCACCGCGCAGATCTGCGCCGCCGCGGGCATGAGCCCCGGCAACCTCTTTCACTACTTCGCGAGCAAGAACGCCATCATCGAAGCCATTGCCGAAGAAGAGCGGCGCGACACGGCCGCGTACTTCGCCGCGATCGACGACGACCCGTCCGACCCGCTGGAGGTGGTGCTGTCTTTTCTCGACGTGGTGATGGTCTTTGCCTCCGACCGCAGCTACTCGCGCCTGGCGCTGGAGGTGGCCGCCGAGACCCTGCGCAACCCGGTGGTCCGTGCCAGCGTGGCCGCGGGCGACGCCGACATGCGCGACGGCCTCGCCGCCCTGCTGCGCAAGGCCGCGGCGCGCGGGCAGATCGACCCCGAGCTCGACCCCGTGCAATCAGCCAACTGGATCGCCGCGCTCATCGACGGCGTGTTCTCGCGCCTGGCGCTCGACACGGGCTTCGACCCTGCGCGCGAGGCGCCGATGCTGCGGCGCGTGGTGGGCCGCTTTCTCGCGAAGCCGGGGAGGCGCGCATGA
- the qatD gene encoding Qat anti-phage system TatD family nuclease QatD, whose amino-acid sequence MALAREVNRRNDFTLVVTTSPRAYYATSRVFRGLENIHVGLGLHPEVAEAKAAELDALVAGIKGARFVGEVGLDGSPRFRKSLELQERIFRAVLGECRQQGGRIISIHSRGAAQRTIEALATARDVGVPVLHWFSGGVTELRTASRLGCWFSVGPAMLVGEKGRSLLSHMPVDHVLPETDGPFTTERGVALKPWDAWEVCSTLSEIWAMPREAVEKQLQNNLRRLLSSQP is encoded by the coding sequence TTGGCACTCGCACGCGAGGTCAATCGCAGAAACGACTTCACCCTCGTCGTGACAACCAGTCCACGGGCGTACTACGCCACCTCGCGGGTGTTCCGGGGGCTGGAGAATATCCACGTCGGACTCGGTCTTCATCCCGAGGTCGCCGAGGCCAAGGCTGCGGAGTTGGATGCGCTAGTCGCTGGGATCAAAGGGGCTCGGTTCGTTGGTGAGGTCGGCCTCGATGGATCGCCCAGATTTCGCAAGTCCCTCGAACTCCAGGAGCGCATCTTTCGTGCGGTGCTCGGGGAATGCCGCCAGCAAGGCGGGAGAATCATCAGCATTCACTCGCGCGGTGCAGCACAGCGGACCATCGAAGCCCTGGCTACCGCCAGGGATGTAGGCGTTCCGGTGCTGCACTGGTTCTCTGGAGGGGTCACCGAACTTCGGACGGCATCCCGACTGGGCTGTTGGTTCAGCGTCGGGCCGGCCATGCTCGTAGGTGAAAAGGGCCGCAGCCTGTTGAGTCACATGCCGGTTGACCATGTTCTACCCGAGACTGATGGCCCTTTCACCACTGAACGAGGTGTTGCTCTGAAGCCGTGGGACGCTTGGGAGGTTTGCTCGACGCTGTCAGAGATCTGGGCTATGCCTCGCGAAGCCGTCGAGAAGCAGCTACAAAACAATCTCCGGCGGCTACTCTCTAGCCAGCCTTAA
- a CDS encoding TfoX/Sxy family protein, which translates to MKGAAAVGGAERSHGRALELAESLGAMGPIDVKRFFGGFGLVQAGVQFAFVMKGTLYLRVDDATRPDFERLGAVPFSYATSASTVKVASYYEAPVDALEDPHALRDWATKALASALGARKPAARRKPAAKAG; encoded by the coding sequence GTGAAGGGTGCGGCCGCCGTCGGCGGTGCCGAGCGTTCGCATGGGCGAGCGCTCGAGCTGGCCGAGTCGCTGGGCGCGATGGGCCCCATCGACGTCAAGCGCTTCTTCGGTGGCTTCGGCCTCGTGCAGGCCGGCGTGCAGTTCGCCTTCGTGATGAAGGGCACGCTGTACCTGCGCGTGGACGACGCCACCCGGCCGGACTTCGAGCGCCTGGGCGCGGTGCCGTTCTCGTACGCGACCAGCGCCTCGACCGTGAAAGTCGCGAGCTACTACGAGGCGCCGGTCGATGCACTCGAAGACCCGCACGCCTTGCGCGACTGGGCGACGAAGGCGCTGGCCAGCGCGCTGGGTGCGCGCAAGCCCGCCGCGCGCCGCAAGCCGGCGGCCAAAGCCGGGTAG
- a CDS encoding Bug family tripartite tricarboxylate transporter substrate binding protein yields MISRTLSASSASFNPARRRLAALLAMAGIVAAIAAPTLARAQAAQAALDSPLRIVVGYAPGGATDRVARIVGDKLTAKLGVPVIVENKPGAGGRLAAQQVKATPAGQNVLMLANPAVMIVAPLVFKDNGYEPERDFVPVSHVNAYDFALSVSPTLPVRELNHLLAWMRANPQQANVGVPATGSLPHFFGLMVGEKAKVQTQVVGYRGSAPLLNDLIGGQVPIAVDTEDVVLPQHNAGKLRILALSGEKRSPFAPTIPTFKEAGLDLAAAGWNTFFAPATMPKEKVERLATTIHAVMQDPDTQRKFKDAGMTPVVSTQAQTAAMLKAYKAQWAPVVQKSGYQP; encoded by the coding sequence ATGATCTCGCGCACCCTCTCCGCTTCTTCCGCCTCCTTCAACCCGGCGCGTCGCCGCCTCGCCGCCTTGCTGGCCATGGCCGGCATCGTGGCGGCCATCGCCGCTCCCACGCTCGCACGCGCGCAGGCTGCCCAAGCCGCACTCGACAGCCCGCTGCGCATCGTCGTCGGCTACGCGCCCGGCGGCGCCACCGACCGCGTGGCGCGCATCGTGGGCGACAAGCTCACCGCCAAGCTCGGCGTGCCCGTCATCGTCGAGAACAAGCCCGGCGCGGGCGGCCGTTTGGCCGCGCAGCAGGTCAAGGCCACGCCCGCAGGCCAGAACGTGCTGATGCTCGCCAACCCCGCCGTGATGATCGTGGCGCCGCTCGTCTTCAAGGACAACGGCTACGAGCCCGAGCGCGACTTCGTGCCCGTGTCGCACGTCAATGCCTACGACTTTGCGCTGTCCGTGTCGCCCACGCTGCCCGTGCGCGAGCTGAACCACTTGCTCGCATGGATGCGCGCCAACCCGCAGCAGGCCAACGTGGGCGTGCCCGCCACCGGCAGCCTGCCGCACTTCTTCGGTCTCATGGTGGGCGAGAAGGCCAAGGTGCAGACCCAGGTGGTGGGCTACCGCGGCTCGGCCCCGCTGCTGAATGATTTGATCGGCGGCCAGGTGCCCATTGCCGTCGACACCGAAGACGTCGTGCTGCCGCAGCACAACGCCGGCAAGCTGCGCATCCTGGCGCTGTCGGGCGAAAAGCGCTCGCCCTTCGCACCCACCATTCCGACCTTCAAGGAAGCCGGCCTCGACCTCGCCGCCGCCGGCTGGAACACCTTCTTCGCGCCGGCCACCATGCCCAAGGAGAAGGTCGAGCGCCTGGCCACCACCATCCACGCCGTGATGCAAGACCCCGACACCCAACGCAAGTTCAAGGACGCCGGCATGACGCCGGTGGTGAGCACCCAGGCGCAGACCGCCGCGATGCTCAAGGCCTACAAGGCGCAGTGGGCACCTGTGGTCCAGAAGTCCGGTTACCAGCCCTGA
- a CDS encoding Bug family tripartite tricarboxylate transporter substrate binding protein: MPQLPDPTRRRTLATLGGLALAPLAPLAFAQQPPAFTPGQPIKVLIGVPAGGTQDVLTRAIAHQVRDSLGPLIIDNRSGAAGRIAVEAVKSAAPDGHTLLLGTASMMTMFPSAYRNLSYDPIKDFVPLVNAARFELALTVHKDVPANTLAEFITWAKAQGDKVSFGSYGAGTPSHFLGEMLNRAAGLKMVHVPYRGSTPARQDVMGGTVPVYFDTIGGAQQMLPTGRVKVLATSGDKRSPLMPQLPSFVESGYKDVVATAWFAYYAPLKTPPATAEKLRAEIIRAVNSRDVRQQLLQNGMYPVADGPEALVKTMREDIARWAGIMKAVNFQAND, encoded by the coding sequence ATGCCCCAGCTTCCCGACCCGACCCGCCGCCGCACCCTGGCCACCCTTGGCGGGCTGGCCCTTGCACCGCTTGCTCCGCTTGCGTTCGCGCAGCAGCCGCCCGCCTTCACCCCCGGCCAGCCCATCAAGGTGCTCATCGGCGTGCCCGCCGGCGGCACGCAGGACGTGCTGACCCGCGCCATTGCCCACCAGGTGCGCGATTCGCTCGGCCCGCTCATCATCGACAACCGCTCGGGCGCGGCCGGCCGCATTGCCGTGGAGGCCGTGAAGAGCGCGGCGCCCGACGGCCACACCCTGCTGCTGGGCACCGCGAGCATGATGACCATGTTCCCCAGCGCCTACCGCAACCTGTCGTACGACCCCATCAAGGACTTCGTGCCGCTGGTGAACGCCGCGCGCTTCGAGCTGGCGCTCACCGTGCACAAGGACGTGCCCGCCAACACGCTGGCCGAGTTCATCACCTGGGCCAAGGCGCAGGGCGACAAGGTGAGCTTCGGTTCGTACGGCGCCGGCACGCCCTCGCACTTTCTGGGCGAAATGCTCAACCGCGCGGCCGGCCTGAAGATGGTGCACGTGCCCTACCGCGGCTCCACGCCCGCGCGCCAGGACGTGATGGGCGGCACCGTGCCCGTGTACTTCGACACCATCGGCGGCGCGCAGCAGATGCTGCCCACCGGCCGCGTGAAAGTGCTGGCCACCAGCGGCGACAAGCGCTCGCCGCTCATGCCGCAGCTGCCCAGCTTCGTCGAGAGCGGCTACAAGGACGTGGTGGCCACCGCATGGTTCGCCTACTACGCGCCGCTGAAAACGCCGCCCGCCACCGCCGAGAAACTGCGCGCCGAAATCATCCGCGCCGTGAACTCGCGCGACGTGCGCCAGCAGCTGCTGCAGAACGGCATGTACCCCGTGGCCGACGGCCCCGAGGCGCTCGTGAAGACCATGCGCGAAGACATCGCCCGCTGGGCCGGCATCATGAAGGCCGTGAACTTCCAGGCCAACGACTGA
- a CDS encoding LysE family translocator, giving the protein MDFPLFLKALVIGLSIAAPVGPIGLLCIQRTLAHGRTIGFLSGLGAALADACYGAIGAFGVSAVVSTMVAARVPLALGGAAFLAWMGVQLLRAPAATQARAAEDAATPVKALLSVFVLTLANPMTILSFVAVFASLGSGHVGSGSGAALTMVLGVFLGSALWWLGLSSIVSMVRHKLGARVLQSINRLSGALLLGFAVFQLSTLLSR; this is encoded by the coding sequence ATGGACTTCCCTCTCTTTCTCAAGGCCCTGGTCATCGGGCTCTCGATTGCCGCGCCGGTCGGCCCCATCGGCCTGCTGTGCATCCAGCGCACGCTCGCGCACGGCCGGACCATCGGCTTTCTCAGCGGCCTCGGCGCCGCACTGGCCGATGCCTGCTACGGCGCGATCGGTGCGTTCGGTGTGTCGGCCGTGGTGTCGACGATGGTCGCGGCGCGCGTGCCGCTGGCGCTCGGCGGCGCGGCGTTTCTCGCGTGGATGGGCGTGCAGCTGCTGCGCGCGCCCGCCGCCACGCAGGCCCGGGCCGCGGAAGACGCGGCCACGCCGGTGAAGGCGCTGCTGTCGGTATTCGTGCTCACGCTCGCCAACCCGATGACGATTTTGTCGTTCGTCGCGGTGTTCGCCTCGCTGGGCAGCGGGCATGTGGGCAGCGGCAGCGGTGCGGCGCTCACGATGGTGCTGGGCGTGTTCCTCGGCTCGGCGCTGTGGTGGCTGGGGCTGTCGAGCATCGTGTCGATGGTGCGGCACAAGCTCGGCGCGCGCGTGCTGCAGAGCATCAACAGGCTGTCGGGCGCGCTGCTGCTGGGCTTTGCGGTGTTTCAGCTGTCGACGTTGCTGTCGCGCTGA
- a CDS encoding sulfatase produces MTTRSSTRPNIIFIVADDLGYADLGCYGGREAPFGRVSPVLDGLAANGLKLTQGYSNSPVCSPTRFAMITARYQYRLRGAAEEPINSKSRGSTTLGLPTEHPTLPSLLKDSGYKTALIGKWHLGYPPSFGPLRSGYEEFFGPMSGGVDYFTHCDSAGRHDLWYGEEEHKDDEGYLTDVLSKRAVDYVERMATQEAPFFLSLHYTAPHWPWETRDDADKAPLVKDNLFDLSGGNIHVYRRMIHHMDEGIGWIMAALEKHGMADNTLVVFTSDNGGERFSDNWPLVGGKMDLTEGGIRVPWIAHWPKVIAKGSESTQLCMTMDWSATMLDAAGVKGDAAYPLDGVSLMPVLKDATQTFRRPLHWRMNHRGQEAMRDGDWKYLKVDGNEYLFNIPADERERANLGKKEPQRLEAMRAQWQEWNSTMPAIPADATVSLGYSVRDMPQR; encoded by the coding sequence ATGACGACACGCAGCAGCACCCGCCCCAACATCATCTTCATCGTGGCCGACGACCTCGGCTATGCCGACCTCGGCTGCTACGGCGGCCGCGAGGCGCCCTTCGGCCGCGTGTCGCCCGTGCTCGACGGCCTGGCCGCCAACGGTTTGAAGCTCACGCAGGGGTACTCCAACTCGCCCGTGTGCTCGCCCACGCGCTTCGCGATGATCACCGCGCGGTACCAGTACCGCCTGCGCGGCGCGGCCGAAGAGCCCATCAACAGCAAGAGCCGCGGCAGCACCACGCTGGGCCTGCCCACCGAGCACCCCACCCTGCCGTCGCTGCTGAAAGACAGCGGCTACAAGACCGCGCTCATCGGCAAGTGGCACCTGGGCTACCCGCCCAGCTTCGGCCCGTTGCGTTCGGGGTATGAAGAGTTCTTCGGCCCCATGTCGGGCGGTGTCGACTACTTCACCCACTGCGATTCAGCCGGCCGCCACGACCTCTGGTACGGCGAAGAAGAGCACAAGGACGACGAGGGCTACCTGACCGACGTGCTGTCCAAGCGCGCCGTCGACTACGTCGAGCGCATGGCCACGCAAGAGGCGCCCTTCTTCCTGAGCCTGCACTACACCGCCCCCCACTGGCCGTGGGAAACCCGCGACGACGCCGACAAGGCGCCGCTCGTGAAGGACAACCTGTTCGACCTGTCGGGCGGCAACATTCATGTGTACCGCCGCATGATCCATCACATGGACGAGGGCATCGGCTGGATCATGGCCGCGCTCGAAAAGCACGGCATGGCCGACAACACCCTCGTCGTGTTCACCAGCGACAACGGCGGCGAACGCTTCTCCGACAACTGGCCGCTGGTCGGCGGCAAGATGGATTTGACCGAAGGCGGCATCCGCGTGCCATGGATTGCGCACTGGCCGAAGGTGATCGCCAAGGGCAGCGAGAGCACCCAGCTGTGCATGACCATGGACTGGTCGGCCACCATGCTCGACGCCGCCGGCGTGAAGGGCGACGCGGCGTACCCGCTCGATGGCGTGTCGCTCATGCCCGTGCTGAAAGACGCCACCCAAACCTTCCGCCGCCCCCTGCACTGGCGCATGAACCACCGCGGCCAGGAAGCGATGCGCGACGGCGACTGGAAGTACCTGAAGGTCGACGGCAACGAGTACCTGTTCAACATTCCGGCCGATGAGCGCGAACGCGCGAACCTGGGGAAGAAGGAGCCGCAGCGGCTGGAGGCGATGCGGGCGCAGTGGCAGGAGTGGAATTCGACGATGCCTGCGATTCCGGCGGATGCGACTGTGAGTCTTGGGTATTCGGTTAGGGATATGCCGCAGAGGTGA
- a CDS encoding suppressor of fused domain protein, translating to MSSMEDVWAYREETLYPRLFGPERTGIYVLDFDEFKALGAEDVDPCWLHLGVFEFAPTPVRNTWLYVTSGASTPWETEPADYDPDGYSWIGSELVIEVPSQPQDQWAIKLLRRLLAYNVLLAHSHFGEDKQPFDYGDRIPVGEAIREKGTVALRHVVLMEPKHYPAMAQLDSGRFDFLHLVGIGDSERDWAKAHSSEALLRLLEVHGGAPVTDARRKAVA from the coding sequence ATGAGTTCCATGGAAGACGTGTGGGCCTACCGCGAAGAGACGCTCTACCCGCGCCTGTTCGGCCCCGAGCGCACCGGCATCTACGTGCTGGACTTCGACGAGTTCAAGGCGCTGGGCGCCGAAGACGTCGATCCGTGCTGGCTGCACCTGGGCGTGTTCGAGTTCGCACCCACGCCCGTGCGCAACACTTGGCTGTACGTGACCTCGGGCGCCTCCACACCCTGGGAAACCGAGCCGGCCGACTACGACCCCGACGGCTATTCGTGGATCGGCTCCGAGCTGGTCATCGAAGTGCCGTCGCAGCCGCAGGACCAGTGGGCGATCAAGCTGCTGCGCCGCCTGCTCGCCTACAACGTGCTGCTCGCGCACTCGCACTTCGGTGAAGACAAGCAGCCCTTCGACTACGGCGACCGCATTCCCGTCGGCGAAGCGATCCGCGAAAAAGGCACCGTGGCCCTGCGCCATGTGGTGCTGATGGAGCCGAAGCACTACCCCGCGATGGCGCAGCTCGATTCGGGCCGCTTCGACTTCCTGCACCTCGTCGGCATCGGCGATTCCGAACGCGACTGGGCCAAGGCCCACAGCTCCGAGGCGCTGCTGCGCTTGCTCGAAGTGCACGGCGGCGCGCCTGTGACCGACGCGCGACGCAAGGCGGTCGCTTGA
- a CDS encoding tripartite tricarboxylate transporter substrate binding protein → MTTIFSSKPTTSSFGARRRLTLAAACAALALGFAAPAAQAQATYPAKPVKFLVNFPAGGPIDILGRALADALQKDLKQPFVVDNRPGAGGNIGADAAAKSPADGYTVLLGIDSTFTINPHLYASMPFAAKDLKPLMIFSSSGLSFTTAASVKAKTLPDFITQAKAEPATFSSAGNGSPGHIAAEIFASATGAKIVHVPYKGNAPAVMAMLGNEVQAGIVATPGVLPHIQAGKLRALAVTGRQRAPLLPEVPTVGELGLKDLEFEVLYLAMVPAATPEPVMQTLRQSLHKALALPELKARLASLDMVPLAETDAAATTRLATAQARYGRIVKATGMKVD, encoded by the coding sequence ATGACCACGATTTTTTCCTCGAAGCCCACCACTTCTTCCTTCGGCGCGCGCCGCCGCCTCACGCTCGCCGCCGCCTGCGCCGCGCTGGCCCTCGGCTTCGCCGCCCCGGCCGCGCAAGCCCAGGCGACGTACCCCGCGAAGCCCGTGAAGTTCCTCGTCAACTTCCCGGCCGGCGGCCCCATCGACATCCTCGGGCGCGCGCTGGCCGATGCGCTGCAGAAAGACCTGAAGCAGCCCTTCGTGGTCGACAACCGCCCCGGCGCGGGCGGCAACATCGGCGCCGACGCCGCGGCCAAGAGCCCGGCCGACGGCTACACCGTGCTGCTGGGCATCGACAGCACCTTCACCATCAACCCGCACCTGTACGCGTCGATGCCCTTCGCGGCGAAGGACCTCAAGCCGCTGATGATCTTCAGCTCGTCGGGCCTGAGCTTCACCACCGCCGCCTCGGTGAAGGCGAAGACGCTGCCCGACTTCATCACGCAGGCCAAGGCCGAGCCCGCCACCTTCAGCTCGGCCGGCAACGGCAGCCCGGGCCACATTGCCGCCGAGATCTTTGCGAGCGCGACCGGCGCGAAGATCGTGCACGTGCCCTACAAGGGCAACGCCCCGGCCGTGATGGCCATGCTGGGCAACGAGGTGCAGGCCGGCATCGTCGCCACGCCCGGCGTGCTGCCGCACATCCAGGCCGGCAAGCTGCGCGCCCTGGCCGTGACGGGCCGCCAGCGCGCACCGCTGCTGCCCGAGGTGCCCACCGTGGGCGAGCTGGGCCTGAAAGACCTCGAGTTCGAAGTGCTCTACCTCGCCATGGTGCCGGCCGCCACGCCCGAGCCCGTGATGCAGACGCTGCGCCAGTCGCTGCACAAGGCGCTGGCCCTGCCCGAACTCAAGGCCCGCCTGGCCTCGCTCGACATGGTGCCGCTGGCCGAAACCGATGCCGCCGCCACCACGCGCCTGGCCACGGCGCAGGCGCGCTACGGCCGCATCGTCAAGGCGACCGGGATGAAGGTGGACTGA
- the pcaQ gene encoding pca operon transcription factor PcaQ, with product MSAMNFERLKMRHLQCLVMVAQERNLVRAAEALSLTQPAVSKTVAELEEIVGRQLLLRRRRGVELTPAAEVLVRHAVSALRGLREGLGLAMDQPEADQLRVVVGALPNMAAHLLPEAVARLHAAHPAMRVRVVSGTNAQLMTQLRQGEIDLVLGRLAQASAMADLAFEQLYSEVLLLVVRPGHPLASRRKPTLDALAAYPLVLPVSGTLIRHTADAFLIAQGVALPARLVEATDTSFAVGLLQRSDAVWFAPQGAVEGFVARGELKRVAIDTASTEGPVGVTVRRGGETGEGARLLLDTIRGIAATRAS from the coding sequence ATGTCAGCCATGAACTTTGAGCGCCTGAAGATGCGCCACCTGCAATGCCTCGTCATGGTGGCGCAAGAGCGCAACCTCGTGCGCGCGGCCGAGGCGCTGTCGCTCACGCAGCCGGCGGTGTCGAAGACGGTGGCCGAGCTCGAAGAGATCGTCGGGCGCCAGCTGCTGCTGCGCCGTCGCCGCGGCGTGGAGCTCACGCCGGCCGCCGAGGTGCTGGTGCGACACGCCGTGTCGGCGCTGCGCGGCCTGCGCGAAGGCCTGGGCCTGGCGATGGACCAGCCCGAGGCCGACCAGCTGCGCGTGGTGGTCGGTGCTTTGCCCAACATGGCGGCGCACCTGCTGCCCGAGGCGGTCGCGCGGCTGCATGCGGCGCACCCGGCGATGCGCGTGCGCGTGGTGAGCGGCACCAACGCGCAGCTCATGACGCAACTGCGCCAGGGCGAAATCGACCTCGTGCTCGGCCGGCTCGCCCAGGCCTCGGCCATGGCCGACCTGGCCTTCGAGCAGCTGTACAGCGAGGTGCTGCTGCTGGTGGTGCGGCCCGGCCATCCGCTGGCCTCGCGTCGCAAGCCCACGCTCGACGCGCTGGCCGCCTACCCGCTGGTGCTGCCGGTGTCGGGCACGCTGATCCGGCACACGGCCGACGCCTTCCTCATCGCCCAAGGCGTCGCGCTGCCGGCCCGGCTGGTGGAGGCGACCGACACCAGCTTTGCCGTGGGCCTGCTGCAACGCTCCGACGCGGTGTGGTTTGCGCCGCAGGGCGCGGTGGAAGGCTTCGTGGCGCGTGGCGAGTTGAAGCGCGTGGCCATCGACACGGCGAGCACCGAAGGCCCCGTGGGCGTGACCGTACGGCGCGGCGGCGAGACGGGCGAGGGCGCGCGGCTGCTGCTGGACACCATCCGGGGCATCGCGGCCACGCGCGCTTCCTGA
- a CDS encoding DUF418 domain-containing protein produces MNATPAPVERQSLVDALRGFALLGILVVNIGAFASPFYGLPLPDPMMRTGLDRAAAFAIAFLFETKFYLLFSFLFGYSFTLQMQSAERSGQPFVPRLSRRLAALWLIGALHAVLLFHGDILTTYAVLGVVLLAVRARSDALLARWARRLVLATALVWGVVGVLVALLGDAPDTHAAWAQAMSALAAYRGTPVTVIGQRLYELTQVWIVLGLIQAPMALAMFFAGVIEGRRRLFARARRSRPLFKRLLVPGLLVGVPGAALYAWASVFAPGSRWDVLALAAGLFTAPLLTAAYVGALMLLFDSPRGAWVARVLAPAGRMALSNYLLQSAVCAWLFLAYGLRLIGEFGPFVSLMVAFGIFGAQLVLSRWWLARFAYGPVEWVLRAFTNLEWPALYRSRSSR; encoded by the coding sequence ATGAACGCCACGCCCGCTCCCGTCGAGCGCCAGTCGCTTGTCGATGCATTGCGCGGCTTTGCGCTCTTGGGCATCCTGGTCGTGAACATCGGCGCGTTCGCCTCGCCTTTCTACGGCCTGCCGCTGCCCGACCCGATGATGCGCACGGGCCTGGACCGCGCCGCGGCCTTTGCCATCGCCTTTCTCTTCGAGACCAAGTTCTACCTGCTGTTCTCGTTCCTGTTCGGCTACAGCTTCACGCTGCAGATGCAGTCGGCCGAACGCAGCGGCCAGCCTTTCGTGCCGCGCCTGTCGCGCCGGCTTGCCGCGCTGTGGCTCATCGGCGCGCTGCATGCGGTGCTGCTGTTCCACGGCGACATCCTCACGACCTATGCGGTGCTCGGCGTCGTGCTGCTGGCGGTGCGCGCGCGCAGCGATGCCTTGCTGGCGCGTTGGGCGCGGCGGCTGGTGCTCGCGACGGCGCTGGTGTGGGGCGTCGTGGGCGTGCTGGTGGCGCTGCTCGGCGACGCGCCCGACACCCACGCCGCGTGGGCGCAGGCCATGTCGGCGCTCGCGGCCTACCGCGGCACGCCCGTCACGGTGATCGGCCAGCGCCTGTACGAACTGACGCAGGTGTGGATCGTGCTCGGGCTGATCCAGGCGCCGATGGCGCTGGCGATGTTCTTCGCGGGCGTCATCGAGGGCCGGCGCCGGCTGTTCGCGCGGGCGCGGCGAAGCCGGCCGCTGTTCAAGCGGCTGCTGGTGCCGGGGCTGCTCGTGGGCGTGCCGGGCGCGGCGCTCTATGCGTGGGCCAGCGTCTTCGCACCGGGTTCGCGCTGGGACGTGCTGGCCCTGGCCGCCGGGCTCTTTACCGCGCCGCTGCTCACGGCCGCCTATGTCGGCGCCTTGATGCTGCTGTTCGATTCGCCGCGCGGCGCATGGGTGGCCCGGGTGCTCGCACCGGCGGGGCGCATGGCGCTGTCGAACTACCTGTTGCAGTCGGCGGTGTGCGCGTGGCTCTTCCTGGCGTACGGGCTGCGGCTCATCGGCGAGTTCGGTCCGTTCGTGAGCCTGATGGTCGCCTTCGGTATCTTCGGCGCGCAGTTGGTGCTCAGCCGCTGGTGGCTGGCACGCTTTGCGTATGGCCCGGTGGAGTGGGTGTTGCGCGCTTTTACCAACCTCGAATGGCCGGCGCTGTATCGTTCGCGCAGTTCACGCTGA